One genomic region from Sulfurimonas sp. encodes:
- a CDS encoding EI24 domain-containing protein has product MIIQSVKDLLTPKMLKYSIVPFVLTLVVMYVLFFIIAGIGVDQLGEMSIHSSQTTMQNGIPHTESFDTMIQGTAIIQFLMSYAITSWIATFLIYALGSFAVLYMSIFIAVIVIGFLTPFVLKELQSRHYRDIEMMGYSNIFEAIFLVFKWAVIMLLLFILLVPFYFIPLVNLVAFNLPLYYFFHKMITYDIASNICTKEEDKQIKYFRGSSIKFKTLILYLLSLIPFVIFFGAIFYVIYLGHTYFIEVRKIRHNEH; this is encoded by the coding sequence ATGATAATACAAAGTGTAAAAGACTTACTAACACCAAAAATGCTTAAATACTCAATAGTACCATTTGTACTTACTTTAGTAGTTATGTATGTTCTATTTTTTATCATTGCTGGGATTGGCGTTGATCAACTAGGAGAAATGTCTATTCACTCAAGTCAAACAACGATGCAAAACGGAATTCCTCATACTGAGAGTTTTGATACTATGATTCAAGGAACTGCAATCATTCAGTTTTTGATGAGTTATGCCATTACTTCATGGATAGCAACCTTTCTCATCTATGCGCTTGGTAGTTTTGCTGTTCTTTATATGTCTATTTTTATAGCCGTTATTGTTATAGGGTTTTTAACACCTTTTGTTTTAAAAGAACTTCAATCAAGACATTATAGAGATATTGAAATGATGGGATATTCAAATATTTTTGAGGCTATATTTTTAGTATTTAAATGGGCAGTTATCATGTTACTTCTTTTTATACTTTTGGTGCCTTTTTATTTTATACCACTTGTTAATCTTGTAGCTTTTAATCTACCACTATACTACTTCTTTCATAAAATGATAACCTATGATATAGCCTCAAATATCTGCACAAAAGAAGAAGATAAACAAATAAAATACTTTCGTGGAAGTAGCATAAAATTTAAAACATTAATTTTATATCTTCTGTCACTGATTCCATTTGTTATATTTTTTGGTGCAATATTTTATGTGATATATTTAGGTCATACATATTTTATTGAAGTTAGAAAAATTCGTCATAATGAACACTAA
- a CDS encoding ThiF family adenylyltransferase — protein MMKYFHRQVQLWGEETQQSLQTKKIAVIGSGGLGSSLAFALGASGIGEIHMVDFDEVSLHNIHRQIAFKVGDEGKNKAKINAELIEARCPYVKAIAHECNFEEWSKKNIEVDLIIDATDNLPTRGDINTYAKSINMPWLYGSVEAFHGQVCFIDESSFTDAFKIIKKTPAGIAAPIVMHIASLQANLALRFLAGLSVKKDMLYYLFFNEDGELITQKFGLPKA, from the coding sequence ATGATGAAATATTTCCATCGCCAAGTTCAACTTTGGGGCGAAGAAACACAACAAAGTTTACAAACAAAAAAAATAGCCGTTATTGGCTCAGGTGGACTTGGAAGTTCTTTAGCATTTGCACTTGGAGCTAGTGGTATTGGTGAAATTCATATGGTTGATTTTGATGAAGTTTCTTTGCACAATATCCATAGACAAATAGCTTTTAAAGTTGGTGATGAAGGCAAAAATAAAGCTAAAATAAATGCCGAACTTATAGAAGCTAGATGTCCTTATGTAAAAGCTATTGCTCATGAATGTAACTTTGAAGAGTGGAGCAAAAAGAACATAGAAGTTGATTTAATCATAGATGCTACTGACAATCTTCCAACTCGCGGAGATATAAATACCTATGCAAAAAGCATAAATATGCCTTGGTTATATGGAAGTGTTGAGGCTTTTCATGGGCAAGTTTGTTTCATAGATGAGTCTTCTTTTACAGACGCTTTTAAAATCATCAAAAAAACTCCAGCAGGAATCGCAGCACCAATAGTTATGCATATAGCATCTCTACAAGCAAACTTGGCACTTCGATTTTTAGCTGGACTAAGTGTTAAAAAAGATATGCTTTATTACCTCTTTTTTAACGAAGACGGAGAGTTAATAACTCAAAAATTTGGACTTCCTAAAGCTTAG
- a CDS encoding thioredoxin family protein has translation MLVVVGDYCPWCKKFERKALKSSLIRKKVKKDFIAVVVDNKRDKDKFPKEFHTKLLPTVYFINPKTEEKVLRVLGYAKKDTFAQMMNEAKKTYTYKYKKNKL, from the coding sequence ATGCTTGTAGTAGTTGGCGATTACTGCCCTTGGTGTAAAAAGTTTGAAAGAAAAGCATTAAAATCTTCTCTCATAAGAAAAAAAGTTAAAAAAGATTTTATTGCTGTTGTTGTTGACAACAAAAGAGATAAGGATAAATTTCCAAAAGAGTTTCACACTAAACTACTTCCAACAGTTTACTTCATAAACCCAAAAACTGAAGAAAAGGTTTTAAGAGTCTTAGGCTATGCAAAAAAAGATACTTTCGCACAGATGATGAATGAAGCAAAAAAAACATATACTTATAAATATAAAAAGAATAAGCTGTGA
- a CDS encoding c-type cytochrome produces MKITVCVVLALLLVGCSEDAKKEVKKVEVQKVAEVKVAEVQKVAEVKIAEVKTAVTPQAVLVQKIMKPAPESEVKEVVASIDAGALYKSCSACHGANGDKPALGKSKLIQGWSVVQVTDSLNGYKDGTYGGAMKSIMKGQASKLDDGQIKALGEYISKL; encoded by the coding sequence ATGAAAATAACAGTTTGTGTAGTCTTAGCACTTTTGCTAGTTGGCTGTAGTGAAGATGCGAAAAAAGAAGTAAAAAAGGTTGAAGTACAAAAAGTCGCTGAAGTTAAAGTTGCAGAAGTACAAAAAGTTGCTGAAGTTAAAATCGCTGAAGTAAAAACTGCTGTAACTCCACAAGCTGTTTTAGTTCAAAAAATAATGAAGCCTGCTCCTGAATCTGAGGTAAAAGAAGTAGTGGCATCTATAGATGCTGGGGCATTATATAAAAGTTGTTCAGCTTGTCATGGTGCAAATGGAGATAAACCAGCTCTTGGTAAGTCAAAGCTGATTCAAGGTTGGAGTGTAGTCCAAGTTACTGATTCATTAAATGGATATAAAGATGGAACTTATGGTGGAGCTATGAAGAGCATCATGAAAGGTCAAGCATCTAAGTTAGATGATGGACAAATCAAAGCCCTTGGAGAGTATATTTCTAAGCTTTAG
- a CDS encoding dual specificity protein phosphatase family protein: MKKIFKISLILVVILATYYVYHVHFDYRFEVISKDKVYKSGLIKPEKLEDYLVKYNIKTVIDLMDPGVQDALNPAKQKNIDEEDNAINQINKKNNLNIKHVNIPSGQVPNKKTLTKFFEVLDNKNNYPILIHCYHGTGRAQIYSALYRVEYENWNTEDARQKTRFMVEGFGYRSSFSKGKVKGDFLIEYKPREEGIFSTINTLQK; encoded by the coding sequence ATGAAAAAAATATTTAAAATTTCACTTATCTTAGTTGTAATACTAGCTACTTATTATGTATATCATGTGCATTTTGACTACCGTTTTGAAGTAATAAGCAAAGATAAGGTTTATAAATCAGGTCTTATAAAACCTGAAAAACTTGAAGACTATCTTGTAAAATATAATATTAAAACTGTTATAGACTTAATGGATCCGGGTGTTCAAGATGCACTTAATCCAGCAAAACAAAAAAATATAGATGAAGAAGATAATGCTATTAATCAAATAAATAAAAAGAACAATCTAAACATAAAACATGTAAATATACCATCAGGACAAGTACCAAATAAAAAGACTCTTACTAAGTTTTTTGAAGTTCTTGATAACAAAAATAACTATCCAATTTTAATACACTGCTACCATGGAACAGGAAGAGCACAAATATATAGTGCCCTTTATAGAGTAGAGTATGAAAATTGGAACACTGAAGATGCAAGACAAAAGACAAGATTTATGGTTGAGGGTTTTGGATATAGAAGTAGCTTCTCAAAAGGTAAAGTAAAAGGTGATTTTCTTATAGAATACAAACCTAGAGAAGAAGGCATATTTAGTACTATTAACACTCTCCAAAAATAG
- a CDS encoding LemA family protein: MSIPFIIFLVIAINVFFMYNSLVSKKNQVQNIFAGLDAVLKKRYDLIPNLVATVSKYMEHEKSLLSEVTKLRADANKPNVSDEQKIALDAKVSSALGSIMVAVENYPELKANENVMHLQGTLNEIEEQISAARRAYNQAVTDYNNKIEMIPSNFIAMAIGYKRKEVFNIPDAQRENINVKELFN; this comes from the coding sequence ATGTCAATTCCCTTTATCATATTTTTAGTAATTGCAATAAATGTATTTTTTATGTACAACTCACTTGTTTCAAAGAAAAATCAAGTTCAAAATATCTTTGCAGGTTTAGATGCTGTACTTAAAAAACGCTATGACCTTATCCCAAATTTAGTTGCAACAGTAAGTAAATACATGGAGCATGAAAAATCACTTTTAAGTGAAGTCACAAAACTTCGAGCAGATGCAAATAAGCCAAATGTAAGTGATGAGCAGAAAATAGCATTAGATGCTAAAGTAAGTAGTGCTTTAGGCTCTATCATGGTCGCGGTTGAAAACTATCCTGAGTTAAAAGCAAATGAAAATGTTATGCACTTACAAGGTACTTTAAATGAGATAGAAGAGCAAATCTCAGCTGCTAGAAGAGCTTACAATCAAGCGGTTACTGATTATAACAACAAAATAGAGATGATTCCTTCAAACTTTATAGCTATGGCTATCGGATACAAAAGAAAAGAAGTTTTTAATATCCCAGATGCTCAAAGAGAAAACATTAATGTAAAAGAGCTTTTCAACTAA
- a CDS encoding endonuclease MutS2: MSKLDLLITQLDLNEHIEQFKSFFSRDSSLFIEGDQELHFRFIKALDKVEFKAPPKVADFTNIKGHLKKRGVLRFEQIFEIIKIVRYFRYFKKRELDGIIGEWMSKFVVDAKFTEVEKYFTADGRFEENLDETLFGLSKRIQEHKNNMSGSLKRMMSSPKLSSYLVDTQVHLINNEECLLVRGGFNHVLKGALLGRSTAGFFYVSPDSILKAKEQIRFIQQEREAIFYTYAKEFSTKLGELQAFISFIDKEFTKFDNYQARVLFARSKNLQLIKSKKDSKIVLHNFIHPALHKPKPVIVDFSKNILMVTGVNAGGKTMLLKSILAASFMAKYIIPMGINENKSHIGSFKNILAIIDDPQNVKNDISTFAGRMQEFSRIFEFKSALVGIDEIELGTDSDEAAALFKVILDDLIKRGQKVVVTTHHKRLAALMADRDDVELMAALYDEELRVPTYEFMQGIIGKSYAFETASRYGISNTLVKEAKSVYGDNSEKLNLLIERGSQLERELKQKHKKVDDKLESIRLKELDLKQLKESIFLELNEQKSTLKNNYAVAINEAKIAAKAGDTKAIHRAMDKANKKLPQEDKAKEIREINFRVGQEVKYHSKKGVIISMRDKKDATIEIEGMRVRVKTQHLKPTKIIKQKPTTNIKLNVEKKAGLKCDLHGLRADEATEVLDKFLSDALISGWDEVIVYHGIGTGKLSYAVKNFLIAHPRVKKFDDAPQHLGGFGAKIITL, translated from the coding sequence TTGTCTAAACTAGACTTACTGATAACCCAACTTGACTTAAATGAGCATATAGAACAATTTAAAAGCTTTTTCTCGCGTGATAGTAGCCTTTTTATTGAAGGTGACCAAGAACTTCATTTTCGTTTTATAAAAGCACTTGATAAGGTAGAGTTTAAAGCACCTCCAAAAGTAGCAGATTTTACAAATATTAAAGGGCATCTAAAAAAGCGTGGTGTTTTAAGATTTGAGCAAATATTTGAGATTATTAAAATTGTAAGATATTTTCGTTACTTTAAAAAACGTGAACTAGATGGAATCATCGGAGAGTGGATGAGTAAGTTTGTAGTTGATGCAAAGTTCACAGAAGTGGAAAAATACTTTACAGCAGATGGAAGATTTGAAGAAAATCTTGATGAAACACTTTTTGGATTAAGCAAAAGGATTCAAGAACATAAAAACAACATGAGTGGCTCACTTAAAAGAATGATGTCAAGTCCAAAACTAAGTTCTTACTTAGTAGATACTCAGGTTCACTTAATAAATAATGAAGAGTGTCTTTTAGTGCGTGGAGGGTTCAACCATGTGTTAAAAGGTGCTTTACTTGGAAGAAGTACCGCGGGATTTTTTTATGTTTCACCTGATTCTATCTTAAAGGCAAAAGAACAAATACGCTTTATACAACAAGAAAGAGAAGCGATTTTCTACACTTATGCTAAAGAGTTTTCTACAAAATTAGGTGAATTACAAGCATTTATAAGCTTTATAGATAAAGAGTTTACTAAATTTGACAACTATCAGGCAAGAGTTCTTTTTGCAAGAAGTAAAAACCTTCAACTTATAAAGTCAAAAAAAGATTCTAAAATAGTTTTACACAACTTTATACACCCTGCCCTTCACAAACCAAAACCAGTTATAGTTGACTTTAGTAAAAATATTCTTATGGTTACTGGAGTAAATGCTGGTGGTAAGACTATGCTTTTAAAGTCTATCTTAGCGGCTTCATTTATGGCTAAATATATTATCCCTATGGGTATAAATGAAAATAAATCTCACATCGGCTCATTTAAAAATATCCTTGCAATCATAGACGACCCACAAAATGTTAAAAATGACATCTCTACTTTTGCTGGTAGGATGCAAGAGTTTTCTCGCATCTTTGAGTTTAAATCTGCCCTAGTTGGCATAGATGAAATAGAACTCGGAACAGATAGTGACGAGGCAGCGGCACTATTTAAAGTTATACTTGATGACCTAATAAAAAGAGGTCAAAAGGTTGTAGTCACAACACATCACAAGCGTCTTGCCGCTCTTATGGCAGATAGAGATGATGTAGAACTTATGGCAGCTCTTTATGATGAAGAGTTAAGAGTTCCTACCTATGAGTTTATGCAAGGCATCATCGGTAAAAGTTATGCCTTTGAAACTGCAAGTAGATATGGCATCTCAAACACTCTTGTAAAAGAAGCAAAAAGTGTATATGGTGACAATAGTGAAAAGTTGAATCTTCTTATAGAAAGAGGCTCACAGTTAGAAAGAGAGTTAAAACAAAAGCATAAAAAAGTGGATGATAAACTTGAAAGCATAAGACTTAAAGAGTTAGACCTAAAACAACTAAAAGAAAGTATATTTTTAGAATTAAATGAGCAAAAAAGTACTTTAAAAAACAATTATGCCGTTGCGATAAACGAAGCAAAAATCGCTGCAAAAGCTGGAGATACCAAAGCTATACATCGTGCAATGGACAAAGCAAATAAAAAACTGCCCCAAGAGGACAAAGCAAAAGAGATAAGAGAAATCAACTTTAGAGTAGGTCAAGAAGTAAAATATCACTCTAAAAAAGGCGTCATTATCTCAATGAGAGATAAAAAAGATGCAACTATTGAAATAGAAGGAATGAGAGTTAGAGTTAAAACTCAACACTTAAAACCAACAAAAATCATAAAACAAAAACCAACTACAAACATCAAACTAAATGTAGAAAAAAAAGCTGGTTTAAAATGTGACCTTCATGGACTCAGAGCAGATGAAGCAACAGAAGTTTTAGATAAGTTTCTCTCAGATGCGCTTATATCTGGTTGGGACGAGGTTATAGTTTACCATGGCATAGGAACTGGAAAACTATCTTATGCAGTTAAAAACTTTTTGATTGCTCACCCTAGAGTTAAAAAATTTGATGATGCACCACAACACCTTGGCGGATTTGGAGCTAAAATAATCACTCTTTAA
- a CDS encoding response regulator transcription factor, with protein sequence MKSELKLLYAEDEKIIRENFVEIFKRYFNNIEVAANGKIALELYKKGKYDIAILDVSMPHMSGLNVASTIRQTDNKLEIIMLSAFADTEKLLKAINLHLFSYLAKPVKIDELDATLKKVIAKLSKNTKLIFNDFYSWNIKEEVLYYLLDEVKLSKKEHYLVKFLVKNPYKHHSSCEIMEAIMDKPTKYDTNCNNVTQLISRFKKKMLKSYNKEYFFIDNVYGLGYKIIS encoded by the coding sequence ATGAAAAGTGAACTAAAACTTTTATACGCAGAAGATGAAAAAATTATAAGAGAAAATTTTGTTGAAATTTTTAAAAGATATTTTAATAATATAGAAGTAGCTGCAAATGGAAAGATTGCCCTCGAACTTTATAAAAAAGGCAAATACGATATAGCTATACTTGATGTTTCCATGCCTCATATGAGTGGTTTAAATGTAGCTTCTACTATCAGACAAACAGATAATAAGCTCGAAATCATTATGCTTTCAGCCTTTGCTGACACAGAGAAACTTTTAAAAGCAATAAACTTACACCTATTTTCATATCTTGCTAAACCTGTAAAAATAGATGAGTTAGATGCAACACTTAAAAAAGTCATAGCAAAATTATCTAAAAATACTAAACTTATATTTAATGATTTTTATTCTTGGAATATAAAAGAAGAAGTCTTATACTATTTACTAGATGAAGTAAAACTATCTAAAAAAGAACACTATTTAGTTAAATTTTTAGTTAAAAATCCATATAAACATCATAGCTCTTGTGAAATCATGGAGGCAATCATGGATAAACCCACTAAATATGATACGAACTGCAATAATGTAACCCAACTCATTTCAAGATTTAAGAAAAAAATGTTAAAATCATACAACAAAGAGTACTTCTTCATAGATAATGTCTATGGATTAGGCTACAAAATAATTTCTTAG
- the murC gene encoding UDP-N-acetylmuramate--L-alanine ligase: protein MRIHFIGIGGIGISGLAQYMHFKGHNISGSDISDTVITKKLRDLGIEVTVPHSGDAINSQDLVIHSAIIRPDNPEIVAAKAKGIKVLARREALLQILDTAKVYSVAGAHGKSTTTAILTAIMDGSAIIGAESKAFGSNVRYDELSDVLLFEADESDGSFINSNPHCAIVINAEPEHMEYYDYNYERFYDSYKTFIKSAPYRVLNAEDPFLATLIDDVEANWLYPSKDITNIDFVLVDDEPHTKFTLRDLGSFKVWGFGKHIALDAALAILAAKESMDIEVIREKLLTFKGIKKRFDIVGAEDGSVIIDDYGHHPTEIKATFESVKEYANLKGFDKITAIWQPHKYSRTIDNLDAFIKCFEGVQELIILPVWSAGEATREIDFKEKFKQYNLTMADTIKRANNTITIIKDKENLKTLDKGLIIGFGAGDITYQIRGTG, encoded by the coding sequence ATGAGAATTCATTTTATTGGAATCGGTGGGATTGGTATTTCAGGACTAGCACAATATATGCACTTTAAAGGTCATAATATTAGTGGTTCAGATATTTCAGATACTGTAATTACAAAAAAACTTCGTGATTTAGGTATCGAAGTTACAGTTCCTCATAGCGGGGATGCTATAAACTCTCAAGATTTAGTTATTCACTCAGCTATCATTCGTCCTGACAATCCAGAAATAGTAGCAGCAAAAGCTAAAGGCATAAAAGTTTTAGCTCGTCGCGAGGCATTGCTTCAAATCTTAGACACGGCTAAGGTTTACTCTGTTGCAGGTGCTCACGGTAAAAGCACTACAACAGCTATACTAACCGCTATCATGGACGGCTCAGCTATTATCGGTGCAGAGTCTAAAGCATTTGGCTCAAATGTAAGATATGACGAACTAAGTGATGTGTTGCTATTTGAAGCTGATGAAAGTGATGGAAGTTTTATCAACTCAAATCCTCATTGTGCAATAGTTATCAATGCTGAACCTGAGCATATGGAATATTATGATTATAATTATGAGCGTTTTTATGATTCATACAAAACATTTATAAAATCAGCTCCTTATCGTGTTTTAAATGCAGAAGACCCATTTTTAGCAACCCTAATAGATGATGTTGAAGCAAATTGGCTTTACCCTAGCAAAGATATCACAAATATTGATTTTGTTTTAGTAGATGATGAGCCACATACAAAATTTACCCTAAGAGATTTAGGCTCATTTAAAGTGTGGGGCTTTGGAAAACATATAGCCCTAGATGCGGCTTTAGCAATACTTGCAGCAAAAGAGTCTATGGATATAGAAGTTATAAGAGAAAAACTTTTAACTTTCAAAGGTATTAAAAAACGCTTTGACATAGTTGGAGCAGAAGATGGAAGCGTAATCATTGATGATTATGGACATCACCCAACAGAGATAAAAGCAACTTTTGAGTCTGTAAAAGAGTATGCAAATCTTAAAGGTTTTGATAAGATTACAGCTATTTGGCAACCACATAAATACTCAAGAACTATTGATAATCTTGATGCATTTATCAAATGTTTTGAAGGTGTACAAGAACTTATTATCTTACCTGTTTGGTCTGCTGGAGAAGCAACTAGAGAGATTGACTTTAAAGAAAAATTTAAACAATACAACTTAACAATGGCAGATACTATAAAAAGAGCAAACAATACAATTACAATCATAAAAGACAAAGAAAATTTAAAAACTCTTGACAAAGGTCTTATCATAGGCTTTGGTGCGGGAGATATAACTTATCAAATAAGAGGAACAGGTTAG
- a CDS encoding thioredoxin family protein → MKIFISLLLISTLALSAQIDEFASKVKYSRDYNSSLKIAKKQNKLIMLVVVSDFCPWCKKFERKALSSNLIKNKVKNNLIPIIINKNKDKGKYPAKFYSKQVPTIIFINPKTNKRIYEALGYMKKDDFIQEIDTALKAFNKVQK, encoded by the coding sequence ATGAAAATATTTATTTCATTACTTTTAATCTCAACCTTGGCTCTATCTGCTCAAATAGATGAGTTTGCATCTAAAGTTAAATATTCTAGAGATTACAACAGCTCTTTAAAAATAGCAAAAAAACAAAATAAATTAATAATGTTAGTTGTAGTCAGCGACTTTTGTCCTTGGTGTAAAAAGTTTGAGAGGAAAGCTTTAAGTTCTAATTTGATTAAAAATAAAGTAAAAAACAATCTTATTCCAATCATAATCAACAAAAACAAAGACAAAGGGAAGTACCCAGCAAAGTTTTACTCAAAACAGGTTCCAACTATCATATTTATAAATCCAAAAACAAATAAAAGAATTTATGAGGCTTTAGGTTATATGAAAAAAGATGATTTTATCCAAGAGATAGACACAGCTTTAAAAGCTTTTAACAAAGTACAGAAATAA
- a CDS encoding DUF3137 domain-containing protein, whose protein sequence is MSSSIHVPQRIFERSDLFSQPDRISGNDYVRGNIDATKIEFSDIHAEKRHKNSKGHESWSTIFQGLFIVAEFNKHFHAKTIILPDTAQNTFGDLIGNWLQSNNFSRDELVKMDDNNFEKEFVVYSDDQIEARYILSHSLMKKLLDFKHKSKYPLYISFVGTHIHLAIYYDKDLFEPTVFRSLLNYKIAMEYVKTLHLAIGIVDELKLNQKLWSKR, encoded by the coding sequence ATATCAAGTAGCATCCATGTTCCACAAAGAATTTTTGAGCGTTCAGATCTGTTTTCACAGCCTGATAGAATAAGTGGAAATGATTATGTAAGAGGTAATATAGATGCAACTAAGATAGAATTTTCCGATATTCATGCAGAAAAAAGACATAAAAATTCAAAAGGACATGAGAGTTGGAGTACTATTTTTCAAGGGCTTTTTATAGTTGCTGAGTTTAACAAACATTTTCATGCTAAAACTATTATACTTCCAGACACAGCACAAAACACCTTTGGAGATTTGATAGGAAACTGGCTTCAATCAAACAATTTTTCAAGAGATGAACTTGTAAAAATGGATGATAATAACTTTGAAAAAGAGTTTGTAGTTTACTCAGACGACCAAATAGAAGCAAGATATATACTTTCGCATTCACTTATGAAAAAACTACTTGATTTTAAACATAAATCAAAATATCCACTATATATATCGTTTGTAGGCACTCATATTCATTTAGCTATTTACTACGATAAAGACCTTTTTGAGCCAACTGTATTTCGTTCACTTTTAAACTATAAAATAGCAATGGAGTATGTAAAAACTCTTCACCTAGCCATAGGCATAGTAGATGAGCTAAAACTAAATCAAAAACTTTGGAGTAAAAGATGA
- a CDS encoding NAD(P)/FAD-dependent oxidoreductase, translating into MLDISQRVSVALMEYNKVDISINLLPSFNAQKLSSHILKLSQKMPNFFVVDILVGLVPLKIAKGILQSLNINIDAKAKHITTKESKKLVNEMLNWRFEVNDTHGFRHAEVSGGGVDTNEINPKTMESLKKKNLYFCGEVLDVLGKRGGYNFAFAWASAYVCAKDISLKQRSK; encoded by the coding sequence ATTTTAGATATTTCTCAAAGAGTAAGTGTAGCTTTGATGGAGTATAATAAGGTTGATATAAGCATAAATCTTCTTCCATCTTTTAATGCTCAAAAATTATCTTCTCACATATTAAAATTAAGTCAAAAGATGCCAAACTTTTTTGTTGTAGATATCTTAGTTGGTTTAGTTCCTCTTAAAATTGCTAAAGGCATACTTCAAAGTTTAAACATCAACATAGATGCCAAAGCAAAACATATCACTACTAAAGAGAGTAAAAAACTGGTAAATGAGATGCTAAACTGGCGTTTTGAAGTAAATGATACTCACGGTTTTCGTCATGCAGAAGTAAGTGGAGGGGGAGTTGATACAAACGAGATCAACCCTAAAACTATGGAATCTTTAAAAAAGAAAAATCTTTACTTTTGTGGAGAAGTTCTTGATGTTCTTGGAAAAAGAGGTGGTTATAACTTTGCCTTTGCTTGGGCTAGTGCTTATGTTTGCGCTAAAGATATAAGTCTAAAACAAAGAAGTAAATGA
- a CDS encoding aminoacetone oxidase family FAD-binding enzyme — translation MNKKVAIIGGGASGLLCAIFCAKNSCDVSIYEQNTKCGKKILVSGNGRCNITNKNLNTKDYFGENPSFTLDALKSFGFKEFSDFASSIGLLLEEKDDGRCYPLSNESKSVLSLLLKSATNLGVKIFTDKKVTDIQKICKEYDSVVIATGSQAAEHLGGNDDGYKFAKEFGHNIVDTYPSLVQLHLNSAIAHKMSGVKTFGEVTLLINNKKDISTSGDILIYLLWCFWFCNFRYFSKSKCSFDGV, via the coding sequence ATGAATAAAAAAGTTGCCATCATAGGTGGTGGAGCATCTGGACTTCTTTGTGCAATCTTTTGTGCGAAAAACTCTTGTGATGTTTCTATCTATGAGCAAAATACCAAATGTGGCAAAAAGATTTTAGTTTCTGGAAATGGTCGCTGTAACATCACAAATAAAAACTTAAACACAAAAGATTATTTTGGAGAAAATCCTTCCTTTACCTTAGATGCTCTAAAGAGTTTTGGTTTTAAAGAATTTAGTGATTTTGCCTCTAGTATCGGTCTTTTACTTGAGGAAAAAGATGATGGTAGATGCTATCCTCTAAGTAACGAATCAAAAAGTGTTCTATCCCTTCTTCTTAAGTCAGCAACTAATCTTGGTGTTAAAATATTTACAGATAAAAAAGTAACCGATATCCAAAAAATATGTAAAGAGTATGACTCTGTTGTCATAGCTACTGGTTCACAAGCAGCCGAGCATCTAGGTGGTAATGATGATGGTTATAAGTTTGCAAAAGAGTTTGGACACAACATTGTTGATACCTATCCATCTTTAGTTCAACTGCATCTAAACTCAGCTATCGCTCACAAAATGAGTGGTGTTAAAACATTTGGCGAAGTTACTTTACTTATAAATAACAAAAAAGATATTTCAACTTCTGGAGATATTTTAATTTACCTCTTATGGTGTTTCTGGTTTTGCAATTTTAGATATTTCTCAAAGAGTAAGTGTAGCTTTGATGGAGTATAA